The Sorangiineae bacterium MSr11367 genome window below encodes:
- the gspD gene encoding type II secretion system secretin GspD produces the protein MQKQIHVISLTLATLVLGWERDARAQTPSPPSPPPVTAVGKGSGEAKPPPPFEKGMEFEPRHPGDRVTFALEDADLSELVRVVGQLTGKKFIFGDKVRKIKASVYSPTKVTVEEAYQAFLSILETNGLTVIPQGQFLKIVETAGVASQSTPTIGPQEGAPHEDRYVTRMHRLRNANPEEVANLLTKFKSKDADVSWHGPGNLLIITDTGANIRRLMTIVDEIDVPSAGDKIWLEPIHYATASEMAQRLTDLFDIKSTSASSAPGGKGAPLGVAPSGDLHVAKIVADERTNTIVIVATEKAYLRTLELVKKLDVPQTADGQVHVFSLQNADAIELAKTLTEMVAGSSGAAGGASSSGSGTQPSTPRAPVSIFESALKVSADKATNSIIVTSSSRDYAALRAVVDKLDVPRRSVFIEAAILDLNVSQTNTFGVNFHSGDALGGAGGLLFGGLNPGKSVTPSPEELQGLALGLRGPTIPGSESLFGAGVSIPSFGMTIQALAHNENSDVLSTPHILATDNQKALINIGANIPLQVNPGFSGLGALPGAIPGSPQAAALGSLGGLGALGGGGGARSEVGTKLSITPHVNDSNQVRLEIVEEISAGGDQMGGLGVIPITKRNAETTVVVRDQQTVVIGGLMRTEKTLKEDKIPLLGDIPLVGALFRKTVDVVKKTNLILVLTPYIIRDQDDLRAIYERKLQERQQFLDHHFIFDEKSDYQAPKDYSRTNGLVEFIRQSHLQVAEQKKRDALLEPKKLLTHEPGAPLEVPEPAHAPSANPPAQRIVPHVEP, from the coding sequence CCTCGGTTGGGAGCGCGACGCTCGGGCGCAGACGCCGAGCCCACCTTCCCCGCCTCCCGTTACCGCAGTAGGCAAAGGCAGTGGCGAAGCGAAACCGCCACCGCCATTCGAAAAGGGCATGGAGTTCGAGCCGCGACATCCCGGCGACCGGGTGACGTTTGCCCTCGAGGACGCGGATTTGTCGGAGCTCGTACGCGTCGTCGGGCAGCTAACCGGTAAGAAGTTCATCTTTGGGGACAAGGTACGCAAAATCAAAGCAAGCGTGTATTCCCCGACGAAGGTCACGGTCGAGGAGGCGTATCAGGCCTTTCTTTCGATTTTGGAGACCAATGGCCTGACGGTGATTCCGCAGGGTCAATTCCTGAAAATCGTCGAGACCGCTGGTGTCGCGTCCCAGTCGACACCGACCATCGGCCCGCAGGAAGGAGCGCCACACGAAGATCGATACGTGACGCGCATGCACCGACTGCGGAATGCCAATCCCGAGGAGGTGGCGAATTTACTCACGAAATTCAAGAGCAAGGATGCCGACGTCTCGTGGCACGGCCCAGGGAACCTTCTCATCATCACGGACACCGGGGCCAACATTCGTCGTCTGATGACCATCGTCGACGAAATCGACGTACCGAGCGCGGGCGACAAGATATGGCTCGAGCCCATTCATTACGCAACGGCGAGCGAGATGGCCCAGCGACTCACCGACTTGTTTGATATCAAGTCCACATCGGCCAGCAGCGCCCCGGGCGGAAAAGGCGCCCCTTTGGGGGTAGCGCCGAGTGGCGATCTTCACGTCGCCAAGATCGTGGCGGACGAACGCACCAATACGATTGTCATCGTGGCGACGGAGAAGGCGTATTTGCGCACTCTCGAGCTGGTCAAGAAGTTGGATGTGCCGCAGACGGCGGACGGCCAGGTTCACGTCTTTTCGCTCCAAAATGCCGATGCCATCGAACTTGCCAAAACGCTCACGGAGATGGTGGCTGGAAGCTCGGGGGCTGCAGGTGGTGCAAGTAGTAGTGGCAGCGGCACGCAGCCGAGCACACCGCGTGCGCCCGTGAGCATTTTCGAAAGCGCACTGAAGGTGAGCGCCGACAAGGCGACCAATTCGATCATCGTAACCTCGTCATCGCGTGATTACGCCGCACTTCGTGCAGTGGTGGACAAGCTCGATGTCCCGCGGCGGTCGGTGTTCATCGAAGCCGCCATCCTCGATTTGAACGTCAGCCAAACGAATACCTTTGGAGTCAACTTTCACAGCGGCGATGCGCTCGGGGGTGCGGGTGGCTTGCTTTTTGGCGGGCTCAATCCGGGCAAATCGGTCACCCCCTCGCCGGAGGAGCTCCAGGGGCTGGCGCTGGGCCTCCGGGGTCCCACGATTCCCGGCTCGGAGAGCCTTTTCGGCGCGGGCGTATCGATTCCCTCGTTCGGTATGACCATACAGGCGCTCGCCCACAACGAAAACTCGGACGTTCTGTCGACACCTCACATTTTGGCCACGGACAATCAAAAGGCACTCATCAACATTGGGGCGAACATCCCTCTGCAAGTCAACCCAGGGTTCTCGGGGCTTGGCGCGCTCCCCGGGGCCATTCCGGGCTCGCCACAGGCCGCGGCGCTTGGAAGCCTGGGAGGTTTGGGCGCTCTCGGCGGCGGCGGCGGTGCGCGCTCCGAGGTGGGTACCAAACTCAGTATTACACCGCACGTGAACGACTCGAACCAGGTTCGCCTCGAGATCGTAGAAGAGATCAGCGCCGGAGGCGATCAGATGGGGGGCCTTGGCGTCATCCCCATCACCAAACGCAACGCGGAGACGACCGTCGTGGTGCGCGATCAGCAGACGGTGGTGATTGGCGGCCTGATGCGCACCGAAAAGACACTAAAGGAGGACAAGATCCCGCTGCTGGGGGACATTCCTTTGGTGGGGGCGCTATTTCGCAAAACGGTCGACGTAGTCAAGAAGACCAACTTGATCCTCGTTCTCACGCCCTACATCATTCGGGACCAGGACGATTTGCGCGCGATTTACGAACGGAAGCTCCAGGAGCGACAACAATTCTTGGACCATCACTTCATCTTCGACGAAAAGTCCGACTATCAGGCGCCAAAGGATTATTCGCGGACGAATGGCCTGGTCGAGTTCATTCGTCAGAGTCACCTTCAAGTCGCCGAGCAAAAGAAGCGCGACGCGCTTCTCGAGCCCAAAAAGCTATTGACCCACGAACCTGGAGCGCCGCTCGAAGTGCCGGAGCCGGCGCATGCCCCTTCGGCCAATCCGCCGGCGCAGCGAATCGTCCCTCACGTGGAACCGTGA